The sequence CCCTCGCACAGCCTGCAAATTGGACACCTCCGCCCGAATATCTCGCAACGAACGTTGCTAACGTGGTCAGCAAGATCGTGCTTGGCTACACAAATATCAGGAAGTACGTTTCATAATTTCCGGATGCCGAAGCCCAGAGTCCTTGTGATCTGTCAGTATTACCTGCCCGGTTTCGGCGGCGGTGGCGGCATGTGGACCATCCGAAACTTGATCGAGCGGTTATCCGACCGCTACGAATTTTTTGTTCTAACAACCGACCTTGATGGGCCCGCACGGCGACTACCGGATTCGGTCGTTCGCGACCGATGGACCGAGCACGGAGCGGCACGTGTTTTTTACGCGACCCGCGGATTTGTATCGCCTCGGACCCTTCACACAATTACCGAGGAAGCGGCTCCAAGTGTTGTTTACCTGAATAGCGTATTCGCCGGGCTCACGCGGAAGTACTTGTCGGCAAGGCGACGAGGTTCGGTTAAGCGTATTCCAACGCTCATTTCCCCGTGTGGCGAGTTATCCTCCGGGGCTTTGCGGTCGAAATCAACGAAAAAGAGATCGTTCCTCGCGATGGCAAAGCTTCTGGGGTTATTCAATGGAATTGTCTGGCGAGCGACAACTGAACTGGAAATTCCCGAGATAAGGCAGGCAATAGGCGACGGTTCGAAAATATACGTCGCCCCGGATCTGCCTCCAAAGGAAATTATCCCCGAGTTTTCGTTCGAAGATAAGCCGCCAAAGTGGACCGGGATGGTCCGGATCATCTTTGCATCACGGATCGCCCCAAAAAAGAATCTTCACTTTCTACTTGAGCAAATAAGCCGCATCCCATTGTTAGAATGTGAGTTAGTTATTGCCGGCCCGGTCGAGGAACAGAAATATTGGAGCGAGTGTAAGAAAGAGATCGAACGACTTTCGAGCAATACGAAGGTAACGATCTGCGGCGGGGTTTCCAACAGTGAGCTTCTGGAATTGCTAATTGGGTCGCATTTCTTCGTCCTGCCGACGCTTAATGAAAATTTTGGCTATGTATTTCTTGAGGCTCTTGCGGCAGGCTGTCCGCTCATCATTAGCGAAAACACGATTTGGTCGGAGGTGGCCGAGCGGAACGCCGGCTTCGTTGTCCCTTTGGCAGATGAGAAAGAATGGCAAAATGTGCTTTTGAGGGCTGCCGGAATGAATCAAGTTGAATTCACTAGAATGTCGGTGGCTGCTCGTAAAGTAGCAACAGAATGGCTTGCTCGGCCTGACCATGAACTCGCGATGGTCGAAGCCCTAGAATATGTAATTTCAGAGGACCGCGGTCTCGCAAGATGAAGGGAGATCAAAGCAAAACAAGTTCAGACGAAACGCGACAGCGGCTTTGGATCGTTTGCGAGCTTTATTACCCGGAGGAAAACGCGACGGGACACTACATGACGCAGACCGCCGAGGGCCTTGCCGGGCATTTTGAAGTAAAGTTCATCTGCGGACAACCCAACTATGCCTCAAAGGGTCAAAAAGGCCCGAAGCATGAGATTCGCAATGGTGTTGAGATATTCCGTTGCTGGGGAACGCGCCTCGACAAGAACATCATTGCTTTTCGCCTTATCAATATGCTCACCCTCGGGCTGACGATGTTCCTGAAGTCGATCGTTAAGTTTCGTCGAGGAGATAAGGTGCTCGTCGTCACGGCACCGCCGAGCCTGCCATATCAGACCGGGCTAGCGGCTCTAATAAAAAGCTCCGGTTATTATCTGCTTTTGCATGATCTGTACCCTGACATCCTCGTCGCTGTCGGCGGGGCAAAACCGAGGTCGTTGCTGGTCCGGGCAATCGACGTCGCGAACCGATGGCTCTACAAGCACGCGGCGAAGATAATCGCCGTCGGCCGCGATATGAAGGAGCGTTTGGAAATGAAGACGGCCGGCTTGGACGTTCCGATCGCCGTTATTCCGAACTGGGCGGACATGGTCAATATTGAGCCACGCCCGAGAGAAGATAACGAACTGCTCGAAGAGCTCGGCTTAAAGGACAAACTCGTTTTCCTTTATGCAGGGAATATTGGGCATCCGACGGATATTCGGTCGATCGTCGAGGCCGCAGAGAAGCTTAATGACGAGCCCGTTCATTTCATCTTCGTCGGGTCGGGAGCAAGATTGCCGTGGTTGAAAGATGAAGTGGCGTCGAGAAATCTCCAGAACGTCTCTATACTCGGGCAGTTGCCGCGTGATCAGCAACGCGTCTTTTTGAATGCGGGTGACGTCGCCCTGATCTCGTTGGTGCGCGGAATGTGGGGAACGGCGATGCCGAGCCGGACATACAACACGCTCGCTACCGGTATGCCGATACTCGCGTTAACAGAAGACGGGTCGGAACTCGCGAGGGTCGTTGACGAGGAAAGGGTCGGCTGGCACATTCCGCCGGGGCAGCCCGCGGCTCTAGTTGATGTCATCCGAGAAATGTATTCGCGCCGTGGCGAACTCGGCGATATGAAACAACGAGCACGAGCCGCCGCTCTTGCAAAGTACACGCCCGAAAAGGCTATAGAGTCCTACTTAAAAGAGCTTTCTTAAATGATGAGGGTTTTGGTCACAGGTGCAACGGGCTTTGTCGGCGGTCGAATTTTCAGTGACCTTAAATGGGCCGGCCTTGGGGTTACTGGAACATCCACGACGATCGCAGACGATTCTAATATCGTCCAGTTTGACGTTACGGATAAGGAATCGGTCTCGCGTTTGTTCGCCGAGCGGTCGTTCGACGCTGTCGTTCATTCTGCCGGTATTGCTCATCGCTTTGGCACGACAACAGACGATATCTATCGAAAAGTAAATGTCGCGGGAACACGAAACGTAGCTTTGGCGGCGAGGCACGCGGGAGTCAGCAAGTTTATTTTGATGAGTTCGGTTCTGGTTTATGGAGGCGGTGGATCGGAACGTCAGCCAAAAATAGAATCGGACCAGACAGATCCGGCGGATGCCTACGCCAAGAGTAAACTCGATGCCGAACTCGCTGCGGTGGAAGTGTTTGATGGATCCGGATGCGATCTATTCGTGTTACGGCCGGCACCGGTCATTGGAGAGGGAAGTAAAGGAAATTTTGCTCGGCTCATACGTGCCATAGATCGTGGTCGTTTCGTTTGGATAGGGAACGGATCGAACAAGAAGAGCCTTACCTATGTTGGTGATATTGCCACGGCCTGTAGATTGTTTTTAGCGGGCGAGCTGAAAGATCGCGATTCAATCTACAATATCGCATCGCCGCCGGCAACAATGGCGAATATTGTTGCGACTATAGCCACGGAGCTCGATCGGGAGATACCTGCCTTTAAAGTTCCAGAATTTATCGCAAGCTCGGCCGCTCGAATTGGAAAGACGATCGGCGGCCCGCCCGGCAGGATCGCAGGCTCTATCGAGACGTGGCTTTCCGAGGATGTTTATTCAACCGCGGAATTG comes from Acidobacteriota bacterium and encodes:
- a CDS encoding glycosyltransferase, whose product is MPKPRVLVICQYYLPGFGGGGGMWTIRNLIERLSDRYEFFVLTTDLDGPARRLPDSVVRDRWTEHGAARVFYATRGFVSPRTLHTITEEAAPSVVYLNSVFAGLTRKYLSARRRGSVKRIPTLISPCGELSSGALRSKSTKKRSFLAMAKLLGLFNGIVWRATTELEIPEIRQAIGDGSKIYVAPDLPPKEIIPEFSFEDKPPKWTGMVRIIFASRIAPKKNLHFLLEQISRIPLLECELVIAGPVEEQKYWSECKKEIERLSSNTKVTICGGVSNSELLELLIGSHFFVLPTLNENFGYVFLEALAAGCPLIISENTIWSEVAERNAGFVVPLADEKEWQNVLLRAAGMNQVEFTRMSVAARKVATEWLARPDHELAMVEALEYVISEDRGLAR
- a CDS encoding glycosyltransferase family 4 protein, giving the protein MKGDQSKTSSDETRQRLWIVCELYYPEENATGHYMTQTAEGLAGHFEVKFICGQPNYASKGQKGPKHEIRNGVEIFRCWGTRLDKNIIAFRLINMLTLGLTMFLKSIVKFRRGDKVLVVTAPPSLPYQTGLAALIKSSGYYLLLHDLYPDILVAVGGAKPRSLLVRAIDVANRWLYKHAAKIIAVGRDMKERLEMKTAGLDVPIAVIPNWADMVNIEPRPREDNELLEELGLKDKLVFLYAGNIGHPTDIRSIVEAAEKLNDEPVHFIFVGSGARLPWLKDEVASRNLQNVSILGQLPRDQQRVFLNAGDVALISLVRGMWGTAMPSRTYNTLATGMPILALTEDGSELARVVDEERVGWHIPPGQPAALVDVIREMYSRRGELGDMKQRARAAALAKYTPEKAIESYLKELS
- a CDS encoding NAD-dependent epimerase/dehydratase family protein, whose amino-acid sequence is MMRVLVTGATGFVGGRIFSDLKWAGLGVTGTSTTIADDSNIVQFDVTDKESVSRLFAERSFDAVVHSAGIAHRFGTTTDDIYRKVNVAGTRNVALAARHAGVSKFILMSSVLVYGGGGSERQPKIESDQTDPADAYAKSKLDAELAAVEVFDGSGCDLFVLRPAPVIGEGSKGNFARLIRAIDRGRFVWIGNGSNKKSLTYVGDIATACRLFLAGELKDRDSIYNIASPPATMANIVATIATELDREIPAFKVPEFIASSAARIGKTIGGPPGRIAGSIETWLSEDVYSTAELTTALPDLQLTPIIDAVRRDVSGYLAKR